In Neoarius graeffei isolate fNeoGra1 chromosome 17, fNeoGra1.pri, whole genome shotgun sequence, a single window of DNA contains:
- the arl4aa gene encoding ADP-ribosylation factor-like 4aa, whose translation MKMGNWISLQTSIFSDLPFWKSLHITILGLDSAGKTTILYRLQFNEFVNTVPTKGFNAEKVKVALGCPGTVTFHFWDVGGQEKLRPLWKSYTRCTDGIVFVVDSVDAERMDEAKTELHKLARSMECQGVPMLIVANKQDLRNSMTLAEIEKMLALGELGASTPWHLQPSCAIIGDGLLEGLERLYDMIIKQRRRLKQQKKK comes from the coding sequence ATGAAAATGGGAAACTGGATCTCTCTTCAGACCAGTATATTTTCTGATCTTCCTTTCTGGAAGTCTCTGCACATTACAATTTTGGGTCTGGACTCTGCAGGCAAAACCACCATCCTGTACAGACTGCAGTTTAATGAGTTTGTGAACACTGTGCCTACGAAAGGATTTAATGCAGAGAAGGTCAAGGTAGCTCTCGGCTGCCCAGGAACGGTGACCTTTCACTTTTGGGACGTCGGCGGTCAGGAAAAGCTGCGTCCACTCTGGAAGTCCTACACTCGCTGCACTGATGGCATTGTGTTTGTGGTCGACTCTGTGGATGCTGAGCGGATGGATGAGGCCAAAACTGAACTTCACAAGCTTGCACGCTCGATGGAGTGTCAAGGTGTCCCCATGCTTATTGTAGCAAATAAGCAGGACCTGAGGAACTCTATGACCCTGGCAGAAATTGAGAAGATGCTGGCACTGGGTGAACTTGGCGCCTCAACACCATGGCACTTGCAGCCTTCGTGTGCTATAATTGGCGATGGTTTGCTAGAAGGACTTGAAAGACTGTATGACATGATCATCAAACAGAGGAGGAGGCTAAAGCAGCAGAAAAAGAAGTGA